A window of [Ruminococcus] lactaris ATCC 29176 genomic DNA:
GGCGATTACGCCCCACTTTTATGCTCATATCGGGGCGGGTCTCAAGGTCATTCTACCACCAGTGTGCAAGCACATGTGGTTTCAGACCTTTTGACCCTGACATCATTGTAATATATGTACCGAAAAAAAGAAATACAGAAATGTCACGATCTGTCCGATGCCGGAATAAAATAGTTGTAAGATTCCGGTACGGGGAGAGAACGATGAGATTTTGTGAAATGCGGGAAAAAGAAGTAGTTAATATCTGTACAGGAAAGCAGTTGGGCTGTGTTGTGGACCTGGAGCTTGATACCTGTTCCGGGAAGATTGAATCGATTGTTGTACCGGGACCGGGAAAATTTTGCGGATTTTTCGGAACGGACTGTGAATATGTGATTCCGTACAGTTGTGTAAAAAAAATCGGACCGGATGCAGTATTAGTGGAAATAAAAGAAGAAAAGTTTTTGCAAAAATACTAGACATTGTGTATAATGAGGACGGAAACAAATTCGTTTCACAGACGGATTGAAAATAAATGCCGCAGGGAGTGTGTGGTGGATTGTATATGCGGAAAGGCGGAACAGACGAATGAGATGTCCATATTGTGGAAACCCTGATACAAGAGTGATCGATTCCAGACCGGCAGAGGATAAGAGTTCGATTCGCAGAAGGCGTTCCTGTGACGAGTGCGGGAAACGTTTTACAACTTATGAAAAAGTAGAGACGATTCCTCTGATCGTGATCAAGAAGGACAACAACCGGGAGCAGTATCAACGGTCAAAGATTGAGAATGGTGTGCTGAGTGCGTGTTATAAGCGTCCTGTTCCTGCAGATCAGATCCAGAAGACGATCGAGGCGATCGAGCTGGAGATCTTTAACCGGGAAGAAAAAGAGATCCCGAGCAGTGAGATTGGAGAGATTGTTATGGATAAGTTAAAAGATCTTGATCCGGTGGCATATGTGAGGTTCGCATCAGTATACAGAGAGTTTAAAGATGCAAATACATTTATGGATGAGCTGAAAAAGTTTTTAAAATAGGAAGAACAAACCGGTTATACCTGAAGCGGAAGTATGACCGGTTTTCTTTTTGAAAGAGGAGATGAAAAAATGCGGACGTACAGGCTGGTGATCGCTTATGATGGGACAGCATACCAGGGATGGCAGAGACAGGCCAATACAGAGATGACCATTCAGGGGATTTTGGAATCCTGTATTTCAAAGGCAGCCGGATATGCGGTGGAAGTAAATGGATCAGGAAGGACGGATGCAGGCGTGCATGCCCGCGGACAGACAGCCAGTGTGGTGCTTCACGGGAAAGCGGAGGACGGATTTTTCACAGAGAAGGTAAATAAGCTGCTGCCTCCGGATATCCGGATCAGAGAAGCCGGACTTGAAAAAAATGGGTTTCATGCGAGAAAGAGTGCTGTAGGAAAAAGGTATGTGTATCAGATTGATACTGATGAAAAGCCGGATGTATTTGACCGGCGTTACACGTATCATTTCCCGAAGAAACTTGATATTGCAGCGATGCAGCAGGCAGCGGAACTTTTGACCGGCACGCATGAGTTTGCAGCTTATACGGATAAAAAAGATGAAACGTCCACAAAGCGGACAATTTATGCTATAATGGTTGGCGGACAAGGTGGCAGGATCAACATCCAATATGAGGGAACGGGATTTCTTTATCATATGGTAAGGATTCTGACAGGAACTTTGCTCGAAGTTGGAATGGGGACACGCAGGATCGAAAGCGTGACGATAGCTTTAGAGGCAAAGGATAGAACAAAGGTTGGATTTCTGGCTCCGGCAAGAGGATTATTCCTTGACGAAGTCTATTATAAGGAGAAGTCCTGGAAGGAGGAATAGATTGAAGCTAATATCGTGGAATGTAAATGGTATCCGGGCATGCGTTCAGAAAGGATTCCTGGATTTCTTTCATGAGGCAGATGCGGATATTTTCTGTATTCAGGAGACGAAGATGCAGGAAGGACAGTTGAATCTGGAACTGGAAAGGTATCATCAGTACTGGAATTATGCTGTGAAGAAAGGCTATTCCGGAACAGCAGTATTTACCAAAAAAGAACCATTATCGGTATCCTATGGACTGGGGATTGAAGAGCATGACCAGGAGGGACGCGTGATCACCTGTGAGTTTGAGGATTTCTATTTTGTGACAGTTTATACACCAAATTCCCAAAGTGAGCTTGCAAGACTGGATTACAGGATGAAATGGGAAGATGATTTCCGTGCATATCTTAAGAAGCTGGAGAAAAAGAAGCCGGTGATCGTAACCGGTGATCTGAATGTTGCACATAAAGAGATCGACCTTAAAAATCCGAAGACAAACCGGAAAAATGCAGGATTTACAGATGAAGAGCGTGGAAAGTTCACAGAGCTTCTTGATGCAGGTTTCATTGATACTTTCCGGTATTTTTATCCCGATCAGGAGGGGATTTATTCATGGTGGTCGTACCGGTTCAGTGCAAGAGCGAAGAATGCAGGCTGGCGGATTGACTATTTCTGCGTGTCAGAATGCCTGAAGGACAGATTGGCAGATGCAAAGATTCTGACAGAAGTAATGGGATCAGATCATTGTCCGATCGAGCTGGATCTGAAATAAATACGGTTACTGTCCGGAGGGAATGGATCTGAATTGACAGAGAGGAAAGAAAAGAGATAAGATAGAAAAAGGCAGTAAGATAGGAGGTCTTTAAAATGACAAAAATAGATATTATTTCCGGTTTTCTTGGAGCCGGTAAGACGACATTGATCAAAAAGCTTCTTTCAGAAGGTTTTAAGGGAGAGCAGGTTGTATTGATCGAGAATGAGTTCGGAGAGATTGGAATCGACGGTGGATTCCTGAAAGAGGCGGGAATCGAGATCCGTGAGATGAACTCAGGTTGTATTTGCTGTTCACTGGTAGGAGATTTTGGAAAGTCTCTTCATGAGGTAGTAGACACGTATCACCCTGACCGTATTCTGATCGAGCCTTCCGGTGTCGGAAAACTGTCGGATGTTATCAAGGCAGTGCAGGATGTGCAGGATGAGATTGATGCGGAGCTGAACAGCTTTACCACCGTGGTAGATGTGACAAAGTGCAAGATCTACCGCAAAAATTTTGGCGAATTTTTCAGTAATCAGATCGAGTATGCAGGAGCAGTGATCTTAAGCCGTACAGATAAGGCAAAGCCGGAGAAGATTCAGGAAAGTGTTGCTCTGCTGAGAGAGTTAAATGAAAAAGCTCCGATCATCACAACACCGATCGAGCAGCTCCCGGGTGAAAAGATTTTGGAGGCAATGGAATCCAGCAAGTCTCTGGAAGAAGAACTGCTTGCAGAAGTTGCTCACGAAGCCCATGAACATCATCACGACCATGACCACGAGGAGCATGAGCATCATCATGACCATGACCACGGGGAGCATGAGCATCATCACGACCATGACCACGAGGAGCATGAGCATCATCACGACCATGACCATGAGGAGCATGAGCATCATCACGACCATGATCATGAAGAGCATGAACATCATCACGACCATGATCATGAATGTGGCTGCGGCTGTGGACACCACCATCACGATCATGAGGGACACCATCATGCCGATGATGTATTTACAAGTTGGGGAAAAGAGACAATCCGTACTTATACAAAAGAAGAGATCGGAAATATCCTCAAGACCCTGGAGGAAGATGGATCTTATGGCAATATCCTTCGTGCAAAAGGTATGGTTGCAGGTGCTGATGGAGAATGGATCTATTTCGACATGGTTCCGGGTGAGCATGAAGTAAGAACCGGAGCACCTGAATATACAGGACGTATCTGTGTGATCGGTGCAGAGATTAAAGAAGACAAACTGGCGGAATTATTTCAGGTGAAATAGTCTGAAAGAAAAAGAAAGTGAGAAAGAAAAATGAGACAATCGGATGTTATGGTATATCTGATGACAGGATTCCTGGACAGCGGAAAGACCCAGTTTCTGACATTTACGTTGGAGCAGGATTATTTTCAGATCCAGGGGAAGACGCTTCTGATCCTCTGTGAGGAAGGAGAGGAAGAGTATGATCCAAAGGAAATGCTGAAGTATGGTGTTGTGATCGAAAAAGTGGAAGATAAAGAGGACCTGACAGAAGCATGGCTTGAGGAGATGAACCGGAAGCATAAACCGGAGAGAGTTGTAGTTGAATACAATGGTATGTGGCCGGTCAGTGATTTTGAGAAACTGGCACTTCCGGCAGGCTGGAAGATCGAACAGAAGATCGCAACGGTTGATGCAAGTACTTTTCAGATGTACCTTACAAATCTGAAGCCATTATTTGTTGAAATGGTAAAAGGGGCGGAACTGGTTCTTTTTAACCGCTGTGAGGACAGAGGTCCGCTGGCGGGATACAGAAGAAGTGTCAAGGTGGTCAGCCCACAGGCAGAAGTTATTTTTGAAGATGAGAACGGAGAAGTCGACAATATTTTTGAGGATGAGGTTCCGTATGATTTAAATGCTCCGGTGATTGAGATCCGCAGGGAAGACTATGGAATCTGGTATGTGGATATGATGGAAAATCCAGACCGGTATAAGGGAAAAGTAGTAGAGTTTGTGGCAAAGGTGATGAAGCCACGGGCTTTTCCGTCAAAGGTATTTCTTCCGGGACGTACAGCAATGACCTGTTGTGCAGATGATACCTCTTTCCTTGGTTATGTCTGCAGAAGTCCATACGCACCAAAGCTGAAACCGGGTGACTGGGTAAAAGTAAGAGCAAAAGTCAGCTTTAAAAATCTCTCTGTATACAGAGGCGAGGGTCCGGTATTGGATGCGGAGAATATTGAACCGGCAGAACCGATCGAAGAAATGGTATATTTTAACTAGAAAAAGGTTGATTGACAAGAGAAAATCAAGCCGATATAATAAGGCACAGAGACAAGGGCGTTTCCAGTATGGGTGGAGATCGCCCTTTATCAATATATACCGGAGTGCGTGGGGAGCTGCTGATGGCAGATTTTCTGTATTAGGATGAAAAAACTGGAAACGGTATGAAAAAGGAGGTTGTTATATGCATAACTATACAAGGGAAGACATCATCCGTATTGTGGAGGAAGAAGATGTTGCCTTTATCCGTCTGCAGTTTACAGATATTTTTGGAACGTTGAAGAATATGGCTGTAACAGTAGGACAGCTTGAAAAAGCACTGAATAATAAATGTATGTTTGATGTGTCGTCGCTGGAGGGAATCGAAGGAGAAGAGGATTGCGATATGTATCTGTATCCGGATCTGAGTACCTTTGAGATTTTCCCGTGGCGGCCGCAGCAGGGAAAAGTAGCAAGACTGATCTGTGATGTCTATCGTAAAGATGGAACTCCGTATGAAGGGGATCCACGTTATGTTCTGCGGAAAGCAGTTGCCGAAGCGGAAGAGATGGGATATTCCATGAATGTCGGACCGGAGTGTGAGTTCTTTCTGTTTCATACAGATGAAGATGGACTGCCGACAACAGTTACTCATGAAAAAGGCGGATATTTTGATATCGGGCCATTGGATCTGGGAGAAAATGCAAGGAGAGATATGATCCTTACACTGGCGGAAATGGGATTTGAGATCATTTCTTCTCACCATGAGATCGCACCGGCTCAGCATGAAATAGACTTTCATTATGATGAGGCGATGGTTACGGCAGATAATCTGATGACATTTAAGATGGTGGTTAAGACCATTGCAAAAAGACATGGACTGCATGCTACGTTTATGCCAAAGCCAAAGAGTGAGACCTACGGTTCGGGAATGCATATCAATCTTTCCCTTTATGGAAGAGATGGAATGAATGTCCTCTATAATGCGGAGGACGTAAATGGTCTGAGTGAAGAAGGATACTATTTTATCGGTGGTCTGATGAAGCATATGAAGGCGATCACGTGTATCACAAATCCGACAGTAAATTCTTACAAGCGTTTTGTGCCGGGATATGAAGCACCGGTATATATGGGATGGTCGGCAAAGACAAGAGGACCATTGATTCGTGTATCGGCAGATAAAGAAAGAAAATCCAGGCTGGAGCTGCGAAGTCCGGATGCAACGGCAAATCCGTATCTGGCACTGGCAGTTCTTCTGAAAGCAGGACTTGACGGAATTAAGAATAAAATTATGCCTCCTGCGAATATAGATGAGAATATCCAGAAGATGACGCAGGAAAGAAGAGATGAACTTCATGTGGAAGAACTCCCGAGAAATCTTGGGGATGCCACGGCGGAACTGGAGAAAGATCAGTTTCTGATCGATGTATTGGGGGGAGAACTGGCTAAGAAGATCATCAAGGCCAACAAGAAAGAATATAAGGAGTACTGTATGCAGGTGACTGACTGGGAGATCGCACATTATCTCCACAGACTGTAGGACAGATACAACGCAGGAAATTGAACTTTGAATGTCAATTTTTAAGATGGTGTGAAGAGAGGATCAAAAAGGCAACTGGAGGTGAGCAGATATGAGCCATATTATTGTGGTATTTCCGAGAAGAGATAACGCAGTAAATATCCGTAATGTACTTGTACGTGCGGGGATGGAAGTATCTGCGGTTTGTCTGACCGGTGCAAAAGTTCTGCAATATGTGGATAACTGGAGCGATGGAATCGTGGTATGTGGATATCATCTTCAGGATATGCAATATACGGAACTAAGGGAAGCACTGCCGTTTTCATTTGATATGCTTCTGGTCGCACCCCCATCAAAATGGATGGATGAACTGCCGGAGGGTGTTGTGGGACTGCCACTGCCGATCAAGGTCTACGATCTTGTCAGTACAGTGGAAATGCTTCAGCAGTCACAGGAAAGAGAAAGAAAGAAGCGGAAAGAAAGAAGCCGGAAAAGAAATGATGCAGAAAAGAAGCTGGTTGACCAGGCGAAAGCATTACTGATGGAACGAAATAATATGTCTGAGGATGAAGCACACCGGTACTTGCAGAAAAGCAGTATGGACAGTGGAACCAATCTGACGGAGACTGCACAGATGATCCTGACGATCCTGAATGAGTAGGATACGTCTTAAACTGAAAAGATACTTAAAAGGCTGCAACAGGCAGCGGAATGGAGAAAAAGATGAAATTTACAAAAATGCAGGGACTGGGAAATGATTATGTATATGTAAATTGCTTTAAAGAAAAGATAGAAGATCCATCAGCACTGGCGGTCAGGATCAGTGACCGCCATTTCGGGGTCGGATCGGATGGTCTGATCCTGATCAACCCATCGAAAGTGGCAGATTGTGAGATGGAAATGTATAATGCGGATGGTTCACGCGGAGAGATGTGTGGAAATGGAATCCGTTGTGTTGGAAAATATATGTATGATTATGGGCTGACAGATAAGGAGGCAATTTCCGTAGAGACGCTTGCCGGGATTAAATATCTACAGTTTTTCATAGAAAATGGAAAGGTCGCAAAAGTAAAGGTTGATATGGGAAGTCCGATTCTCACACCGGCAGAGATCCCTGTGGTAGCGGAAGGAGAACGTGCAGTAGATGAGCCGATCGTTGTGGACGGGACAGAGTACCGGATGACCTGCATTTCCATGGGAAATCCGCATGCGATCGTGTATGTGGATGATGTGAAGAATCTTCCGATTGAAAAAATTGGTCCATTATTTGAAAAGCATGAAAGATTTCCAAACCGCGTGAATACAGAGTTTGTAAAAGTACTTGATCGGAATACTGTAGAGATGCGGGTGTGGGAACGCGGATCAGGAGAGACACTGGCATGCGGAACCGGAGCCTGTGCAACAGCCGTTGCCTGTATTCTGAACGGGTTGACAGAAGAGAAAGTTACAGTAAAGCTTCTCGGAGGAGATCTGGAAATTGAGTGGGATCGTGAGAAAAATAAAGTCTTTATGACTGGTCCGGCGAAAGTAGTTTTTGACGGAGTATGGGAAGAATAAAAAGAGAAAAAGAGAAGTATCTTTCAGGATGCAAAAAGTTCTGAAAGATACTTCTTTTTGTTGCACATACCCCTGCAGGCTCGTATGAGATGAGATTTACCAGGCAGACGAAAAAGATGGATTAAAAATTTGTCATAGGGACGGGAGAAATCTGCTGAATGTTTCGGAGCAAAGAAAAAGGACTACAGAAATCTGTAATCCTTTGACATCGGAGTGACAGGATTCGAACCTGCGACCTCTACGTCCCGAACGTAGCGCTCTACCAAGCTGAGCCACACTCCGATAAAATAGGGAACTTGCAACTGCAAATTCCCAGCTACGGAAAAGGGACTTGAACCCCTACTAACAGAGTCAGAGTCTGCTGTGCTGCCAATTACACCATTCCGCATCATCTTAGTTTATTTCGTCTTGTCTTGTCCGACGCAACAAGGTTATTATATCAGACTATCAGAAAAATGCAACCCCTTTTTTGAAAAAATCACGTTAGAATTTTTGGAGAAAAAAGCTTAAAAATCAGAAAATTCAGAAAATTATTCAAAGGAAATAGCACAGGGTTTTACATTTAGTGGGGGAATATGATATTCTTAAAAGAAAAGGGAGGCATAGGATATGGAGGCAGCAGAGATTATTAAAGGATTGAGAGATAAGACCGGAATGACGAGAAAGGCATTTTCGGATCATCTGGGGATTCCGGTACGGACAGTAGAGGACTGGGAAAAAGGAAAAAGGACACCGCCGGAATACATCCCGCGTCTGATTGCATATCAGTTAAAGTATGAAGAACTGATCAAAAAGCTTGGAAAAGAAGACATTGAAGAGTAGCAATGGCTGACGGGCTATAAAAGATATGGGCATATCTGAAGGGAGATATTTATGAAGAAGTATACATATGACGCGTTTATCAGCTATAGTCATAATGAAAAGGATGCTTTTGCGGCAGAACAGCTTCATAAGACATTAGAACATTATCATATTCCCAAAAGAATACAGCAGAGTTCGGGAAAAAAGAAGATTGAAAGAGTATTTCGGGATCGGGAGGAAATGCCGATTTCTTTTAACCTTGCCAGTAATATTCAGGAAGCACTGGATCAGTCAGAATTTTTGATCCTGATGTGTTCCCCCAATTCGATCAAATCAGAGTGGGTTCAAAGAGAAGTGGAGACATTCCTGAAAAGTCATAGCAAAGAGCAGGTTCTGACCGTTTTGTTAGAGGGAGAACCGGAGAAAGTATTTCCGGAAGTTCTCTGTTATGAAGAAAGAAAGGTAGAATCGGAAGATGGAACGGAGCAGACGGTAAAGGTCAAAATTGAACCGATGGCTGCAGATATCAGGGGGAAAGATAAGAGTGAGATCAAAAAGAAGATCGAGCAGGAAAGCCTCAGGATTCTGGCAAAGATGCTGGGGTGTACTTATGATACATTGCGACAGCGGCACAGGGAATATGCACTTCACAGAATGATGGCGGTTCTGGGTGGTGTTGCCGGTGTGGCAGTGGTTTTTACGATATATGCATTTCACCAGTCCGCAAAGATCAATGAACGTTATCAGGAATCCAGAAGAAATCAGGCCAGATATCTTTCACAGATTTCAACCGATCTTTTAGATGGAGGAGACAGAGAAAATGCCCTGCTGACAGCACTTGCAGTTGTGCCTGAAGACTCCGATTCAGATGAACCGGTAGCAGAAGAGCAGATGTATGCATTGAATGAAGCACTGCATTCTTACGAGCATGAGGAGCACCTCAATTACAAACCGTTGTATAAATATGAAATGAGTGGAAATACTTATTCTTCACAGTCACAGAGTTCGGGAATGCTGAGTGAGGACGGACAAACTTATTTCTGTGTGGATCAGCTTGGCAATGCCTATGTGCTGAATGTAGAGGATGGAAGCTGTATCTGGAAGATTGCTCCGGGTGAATGGGAGACAAAAGAGACGAATGGATTTCGGAAGATTCTTCCTGTAAAAGACGAGAAGGCAGTATTGATTACAAAGAAAGGCATTTTTTATATTGACTGGAAAAAGCAGCAACTGATAAGAGAGATGAAAAATGACGCCGAAGAAGATTTCTTGTCCGAACGGGATCGGGACGGGGCATGCTGCACTGTATCGGGAACGAATCTGGCGATTGCCAACGGACACTATTTGTGGGTGTATGACCTGGAGAGTGGAGAATGTCAGCTCCAGAGTCAGTATGACCAGGAGAAATATAGTTCAGATCAGGCGAATGCGATTGCGTTTGATGAAAAGGCAGAAAATGTATTTCTTGCGTTGGGAAAAGAATTGGAATATGCTGAGCCTTCTGCATCAGAAAGCAAAGAGAGTGTGTTGAAAATCCGGATTTCTACAGGAGAAAAATCTCGGGTCGCAACAGAAAAAGCGAAAAAGATATGTGCAGTAAGTGAAAACCAGATGGCTGTGCTGCATATGGAATGCATCAATGAGGATGAGGTAATTGATCATGGTGGAATGAGTGCTGTCCAGGCAAAGTACTGGATTACTTTATATGATACAGAGGAGGGAAAAAAGCAGTGGAGTAGTGTGCCGTATACTGTTTCGGGTTATACCATACCGGAAACGCTTTTGCTTCGGGACATGGAAATTAATGGGGAACTTAAAAAAGTGCTGGTTGTCAGTGTGAAAGACAGGATTCAGCTCATTGATGCAGAGAACGGTACTGTAATACGGGAAGGAATCTTCCGGGAAGATATTGTAAATGTTGTCCAGGCAGATAAGAGAAGATTGCTCGTGGGTCTGTCAGATGGAAGTGTGATGATTGGAACAGTCGAAGATATGTCAGCCAATATGGAAGTTGGCAGTGTTTCGGGAAAAATATTAGATTTCACATTCAGTCCGGAGCATCAGCAGGTCATCTGGACAATGAAATCTGGAAAAAGGCTTGTTTTTGGGGAAAAGCAGACAGATCAACAGATGAAGTCGGTAAATCTGGAAAAAGAAAATGATGTGGATTCTGTGAAATACACTACATGGACAGATCAGAAGGGAAAAGAACAAAATTATCGCATCATTGAATATAACGGTTTGCAGACAGATTTAAAAGAAGGAGTCAGAGTATACAGAACAGGGACATCGGATCTTATTTTTCAGTATGAGTGTAAGACCGCAGGCGGAATGATTTCGGAAGTGAAATTCTCTGATATAGATGGAAATCCGGGGCTGTCGTTTAAAGTAATAGAAAAATATGAAAGCAATGAGTTGGGAAAAAGGTATGAATCCAAATATGTGACAGCAGATCTTAACAGTGGAAAAATCTGTTCCGAGCAGACGGAAGACGAGGTCGAAAATCAGTTTGATTCTGTATCAGCAGTAGAGGTTGGAAATAAAGGTCTTGCAGTCATGTATGGTAATGAAGATTTTACGGCAGCTAATAAAGAAATAAGTTTCATGACGGGAAGTCTGACAGAAAAAGGGATTCAGTTTAGCAAAAAGGCAAAGTCCCATCAAGTGACAGAAGAGGGTCGGGGGGTTAATTGGGTTTCTATAACCGCAGACGACAGGTATGTGCTTTTTCACATAGATAATAAGGATGATACATATTGCCTGAAAGTCTGGAATGTGGAAAAGGAAAAATGGGAGTCTTATGACGGACAGACAGAACTTCTGGTTTTAGATGCGAGAGATAAGAGGAATAGTATGTCGATCGGTGCAGAAAAGAATTTGCTGGCAACTTATACTCAGGATGGAATGATTCATGTATTTGATCTGGAAAAAGGAACAGAAGCCCAGACACTCAAGTGTGGAAATTATAAAAAGATCCAGATGGGATTCTGTGCAAATAATCAGTATCTGGTCACATATGATGACTCAGAAATGATTACATTGTGGGATATTTCCGAAGGAAAAATACTGATGAAGGAAGAATACGACAGTAAAACATCAATTGAAAGTTTATATACAAATGGAAGTGGATGGTATTTCGGAGTCGGATTTTATGGATATACACTTGGTGATGAGGGATTTTATACTTCCGAACTGATGCTGTATTCGATTGATAAAGAAGGAAAATTTTATAAGTATGCATATATTCCGGCAGGGTATGCGGATTATACG
This region includes:
- a CDS encoding toll/interleukin-1 receptor domain-containing protein — its product is MKKYTYDAFISYSHNEKDAFAAEQLHKTLEHYHIPKRIQQSSGKKKIERVFRDREEMPISFNLASNIQEALDQSEFLILMCSPNSIKSEWVQREVETFLKSHSKEQVLTVLLEGEPEKVFPEVLCYEERKVESEDGTEQTVKVKIEPMAADIRGKDKSEIKKKIEQESLRILAKMLGCTYDTLRQRHREYALHRMMAVLGGVAGVAVVFTIYAFHQSAKINERYQESRRNQARYLSQISTDLLDGGDRENALLTALAVVPEDSDSDEPVAEEQMYALNEALHSYEHEEHLNYKPLYKYEMSGNTYSSQSQSSGMLSEDGQTYFCVDQLGNAYVLNVEDGSCIWKIAPGEWETKETNGFRKILPVKDEKAVLITKKGIFYIDWKKQQLIREMKNDAEEDFLSERDRDGACCTVSGTNLAIANGHYLWVYDLESGECQLQSQYDQEKYSSDQANAIAFDEKAENVFLALGKELEYAEPSASESKESVLKIRISTGEKSRVATEKAKKICAVSENQMAVLHMECINEDEVIDHGGMSAVQAKYWITLYDTEEGKKQWSSVPYTVSGYTIPETLLLRDMEINGELKKVLVVSVKDRIQLIDAENGTVIREGIFREDIVNVVQADKRRLLVGLSDGSVMIGTVEDMSANMEVGSVSGKILDFTFSPEHQQVIWTMKSGKRLVFGEKQTDQQMKSVNLEKENDVDSVKYTTWTDQKGKEQNYRIIEYNGLQTDLKEGVRVYRTGTSDLIFQYECKTAGGMISEVKFSDIDGNPGLSFKVIEKYESNELGKRYESKYVTADLNSGKICSEQTEDEVENQFDSVSAVEVGNKGLAVMYGNEDFTAANKEISFMTGSLTEKGIQFSKKAKSHQVTEEGRGVNWVSITADDRYVLFHIDNKDDTYCLKVWNVEKEKWESYDGQTELLVLDARDKRNSMSIGAEKNLLATYTQDGMIHVFDLEKGTEAQTLKCGNYKKIQMGFCANNQYLVTYDDSEMITLWDISEGKILMKEEYDSKTSIESLYTNGSGWYFGVGFYGYTLGDEGFYTSELMLYSIDKEGKFYKYAYIPAGYADYTGKEICVASGEGWYSPFYSFSELRKRAEKEMAGKSLSDADKNRYFISE